The following DNA comes from Tachypleus tridentatus isolate NWPU-2018 chromosome 9, ASM421037v1, whole genome shotgun sequence.
CAAACTCTTGCTTGTTAACCCATCAACTAATGCTGTAGGAGAAAGGAGCTTCTCGACGGCCAGAAGACTCAAGACATGGCTACGATCAACAATGAACCAATCTCGTTTTAATAGTTTGGCAGTTCTTCACATGCACAAGGAACGCACAGCATCGTTATACCTCGTTTCTATTGCCAATGACTTTGTACAAAAGAATGACAGAAGGAAGGTGAAGCTCGGTGTATTCACGGAACACGACTTTGCTGGAGGAAGTTGCTCCCATCATTAGATCACATACGGTAATTTTACTCTTCCTTGGTGAAAGTGATTTGTATTTCTATCCATCGACGTACATCAGTTTATACTTTTGCGATATGATAATGAGGTCAGTAAAATTATGATATCAGTTTTCATatgaaatttgatatataaaGGTGAATAGGCCAGTAGAGCAACTGTGgcattattcatttatatttccattttaaaatatcattaatatagcTATGCATTGATGAAGTAACGTGTCATccatgtatataattttactgaGATACTAAGGCTAGCTCTATTTCGATTTTTTTCAGTCCTAAGTTTGTAAGCAACCTAAATGCATATTCATACTCAGTCCCCTTCCCCTCCCCGCAAACACAATCTGAAACGTCCCTAGTCCCTTGACAACAAACCTTGCGTCATCGCATCGAAAcacattttacttcattaaattTAGGTTAGCATCTAGCATCAGAATATCTCAATGAGGTTTGTTAAGTCTCTATTTAGAAAATTTCCTTGTAAGGACCTGCTAATGATAGTTGATGTTGCAGAATTTAAAGTAGCAAAGTTAAACAGTAATTTAAGATTAATTTAAGTCATACTGGAAGGCACAGAAAGAGAAAAccgattttattattatttttttatagtcCCCACTAGAAGAAGAACTGCTAACAGGGCCTCAGAATGGGTTATCAATATGATTAAAATCGAGGAGCTTCAGGGGACAGAGTCCCCTGAACCCCCGTCAGGGGCTTTGCCCCTGGACTCCGCCTGTTAGCCCCCCCACTCATAAAAACGTTCCGTGGTCCCTGGATATTGCATTTCAACTCAGGTCATGAGGTCCATTGAAGATGTCATGATATTCTATGTACAAGTCATGTAATCTCTGGCATTAAGAAGCTGTAAAACCTATACAATGCTGATCATAAAGTTCTTGAACGTGAGATGATAATTTCGCATTAGACAAATTTATGTCACACTTCCTCCATATTTCCTCAAAGGAGACTGCTAATGATGATCTTTGATGTGGAAGTACAAACTGTACAGCCTCACATCTTTGCTTTGGATTCTTCCTTTTAGTGTATTACTCCAAACCTATTAGATAAGGCAGCTACCCACTTTCAATGCTTGATAGTTCTTATGGATATCAGCTGGAATATTACCTAATATTGTTAAAGTTAGTCCTTTTAAATGAGTAGTGAGGTGAATAGCTCATTGTTCACTATTTCATCTAttcttttcagaaattattttaaagtgagCCTAATATGCATCCCATGATATCTTTTCATCTTAGTCCATTGGTTTAAATAAATTCTGTAGAGGCATGGCTGAGGTAGTCCAAAAATGTCTTGTAGTAACAGATTGCACAGCAGTAGTTGTGAAATGCTTAAGCCACATATGCTCTTTTATTCTACAATTTGCAGTAAATGTTGTTTCAGGTTGCAGTTCTTGGGAAGATACACAATGAGGTGTGGCTGGTTTAATTGTTGCATCAACAAttaattttccaaatattttattttttgttcttttctaccttaaagatttaattttaaaagtacttcATGAAGTTTGTCATTACAGCATTTCTGTACTTTACTGATGTCTTTCTTCAATATTGTCATTGTATTTTATCTGTATATCTCCAGTTATTTGATCAGTATTTTCTTCTATCAGAtttattttaatcttagttaTTCTTTAAATACTTTGACTCTTTTTAACTTCTTTCTTAAATTTCTTTCTCTTCCTTTTAATTTGACCTGTTTCTTGTTGATTTTCTATCTCTTTCctcttttaaattttctgtttctttcttctAGATCTTATGTCCCcttcttctaaatattttaattttttgtcttaTTTCTATAATTTGTAGTATCTTTCTTCTCGCCCCTCTTGTCTACGAATTTTTAGTAAAGCCACAATCTCAAtcgtggatttgtttgtttgtattttccacCAAAATAATCCCACGTCTGACAAAGATGTTTCAATGTGTAGTTTCGTTAAGTGAGTTTTCTCAATTATTGAAAAATCCAATCCACAATATCAAATcactttatttattctttagtatttactacagactaataatattattacttgttCACGTATATATTTCTTGACATCTAGTACTATTTCAAATTCAAAGCTAATTGATTGAGTAATTGAAAATAGCAATAACTAACAATGGTCAAGCATTTCAGTGAATGGCTGTCGTTCTGCCAACTGGTc
Coding sequences within:
- the LOC143227229 gene encoding uncharacterized protein LOC143227229, whose translation is MEDLLLKCLREEDTPDELKYLADKYGDDLDILSLKAQLPLLNGLLCGDSEDRHFECFNDIYLAVKQLKEPQRCLISEVIILVKLLLVNPSTNAVGERSFSTARRLKTWLRSTMNQSRFNSLAVLHMHKERTASLYLVSIANDFVQKNDRRKVKLGVFTEHDFAGGSCSHH